In the genome of Hyphobacterium sp. CCMP332, one region contains:
- a CDS encoding GIY-YIG nuclease family protein, producing the protein MHWVYVLYSKRIDMFYKGITVDVRKRLIKHNEKGNFSTRKGVPWKLIWSIEKPNKRGAAILERKLKNLSRQKLIRILLNYQECIKKLDLHKWLYRLLNDLFASSKTF; encoded by the coding sequence ATGCATTGGGTCTATGTACTCTATTCAAAACGAATTGACATGTTTTATAAAGGCATAACTGTCGATGTCAGAAAAAGACTTATCAAACATAATGAAAAAGGAAATTTCTCAACCAGAAAAGGTGTTCCTTGGAAATTGATTTGGTCTATTGAAAAACCAAATAAGAGAGGAGCTGCTATTCTTGAAAGGAAATTGAAAAACCTGTCAAGGCAGAAACTTATTCGAATCTTATTGAATTATCAGGAATGCATTAAGAAACTGGATTTACATAAATGGCTTTATCGCTTATTGAATGATTTGTTTGCCAGTTCGAAGACATTTTAA